Within the Molothrus aeneus isolate 106 chromosome 1, BPBGC_Maene_1.0, whole genome shotgun sequence genome, the region ATATAAACAGGTGCTCATAAAAGTATAATTTGCCAATCAAAATAAACATTAGATTCTAGGGATTTCTGATTATCATCTGAATGATGGGAATAGGACAGTGAGTGAGGGATCATTTTCCCCTGAAtatgggaggggagggaggcagaaAGGTCTTTGAAGATCTAGTTTAATTGATTCCTAGATGTAACCCAGTTTTTCATCTGGGGCTTTCTGGCTTCCCTTCAGAATATGGGAATGGTAAAAGACAAGCAAGTACCAGCACCTCAATAAACGATCCACAAGTTCTTTCTTTCAAGAAGGAATGTAATAAATTCCTGCCGAGTAGAAATTAAGAGAAGTTTTTAAGTTTACAGCAGCAACAAATTTAAGGACTCACCTGAAGTGTTGTGGGGCATTCTTTCAGATGAATATTAACATAAATAAATGTTCTGTCTGTTTGGCAGTGTTCTTAACAAGAGAATATGTGTGTACCAGAAGATGTTTATGACTTCTGTTCTAATGCATACCTTGGGCCCTGGCAAGAAGGAAGACTTCTCTCAAAATGTTAGCAATGAACAGCCTTCGGAGCTACTACTTCTTAAAGGGAGAGCTGATTGGAGATAACTGTGCTGATGAGAAAAGTACAAgaggttttggtgtttttcctgAACTTACAGACTTCCAGTACTATTgcccatgtttttttttttctcacagcttGGAAAGCTGGAATAGAACTATGGAAGAGAACTATCTTCCTGGCTTCTCTGCTAGCTTTCCTATTTTCCCTGTCCTCTAAAGGTACCAGAATCAGTAAGGAAAGccaaaataaatcttttctatCAGCTGTTGCCTCTGCTGTTGCACGTAGCTTTCTGAAGAGCTGTTAACTACATCTAAAAATGGAGAACTGAGAAAaggaaggacagggaaaatAAAGACATAAACTGTCGCTGTAGGAATTCTATAGTAATAGCCATACCAGTATTACAGTTGCATGGAGAATGTTGCTCCTCTTGTGTAGTGGATCACAACTAGTAAGTTAGTAGCTGTATGTAGCAGTCACTCCTTTTAATAAACTTCTTAACCTTCAGAAATTTTACATGATTATCCTGTGACATGATAGTAACAGATCTTGGGAAGTTTATCTTAAGCCTTAGTTTCCAAATCATTGTGAGCATGAACAAAAGCATCTAAGTGAGGGCCCCTTTCAGTGCAGCACCACTGACTAACCCTTGTGTGCCAGCAGGCTGTGGAGGAGCACATGCCACCCAGGACAGTGCTGGCTGTGACACAGCCTGGCCAGGTCATTTGTGTCACTGTTGACTCGTCCCTGGCAGGTTAATAGGAAGTTTAGCACTGGTTTATCTGTCCTACCAGATGAAATGCTGGGTTGTGTAAGGAATGACCAGTGCTCAGGCTGTGTTCAAGGCAAAGCCAGTCCTTTCTTTGGGAAGAAGATGGAGTGTCTTTTCCCTGGGCTAAATGCTCTGGGCAAGAAAACAAAGCACCCACCACCACCCCACCACCCAAACTGTTCTCCTGTCAGACAGCAACGCCCTCAGGGTCTCTGGAACAGCCATGATCTGGGATATTCAACTTTAGCACAGGTCAGATATTGAGCAGCACAACACCCCTAAAAATCATGGGTGCAGGCAACCTCCATATGACTGGACTCATTTCACTCTTAGGATCAAGTGAATACCAAATTAGTGTTTCAAGCTTTCAGTGCTCTTCCTTCCCTAATAGCTGTATAAGCTTTGGAGTTTTCTGTCTGCATGTTGACTATGGGAGGTTGAAAGGAAGAAGTCTGGACTTCCTCAAAGTCAgaaatttctgtctgtgttcATGGATCTGACATGACTTGTTAAGGCACTTTGAAACACCTTACTGAATATCTCTGGACATGTGCTGATACAAAGTAGAAATCCTTACAACAAACATCTGGCTCCtagagatcacagaatcattgagtGGTTTGGGGTGAAGGAACCTTAACGATCATCTccaacccccaaatcccctgccattgccagggacacctttcactagaccaggttgctcagagcctgtTATCAGGAACATCATTATGGGTGCCTAATGAGAGGTATCAGTTTTTatagaattttatttctataaacagtaaaaaaaaattacatttgattTCTAGAGGCAGAGTAAAtagtattttctttgttcttaaaATGGCCAAAGTGTCAGGATAAACAGTAAGATCATATTGGTAGGTCAGGATCAAAGCTTGGAAGTTTGTTGTGTCCAGCATTATTCTGTAAATTGTGTCGACTACTTCTGTATGGCAAGTTTTTATATTTCcttgttggttttggttcttgggtttttgttggtttttttaaagttttaactGTGTTTTTCTATAAAGAACATATTTGGTACTGCATATGTTTCCCTATACGATAGAACTTACCAGCCTGTCATGCAATTCTATTTCACACTGGCAAGCAACATCATTAATCCTTTGAAATAACTGGGATAGGACAGTTCTTAATCACTTAAAGTCATGCTTTTCTTGGACAACTTCTGGAAAGGCACAGGGGGAACAAAAGATGGAGCTTCATCAGTTTATGAAAGGAATTGTATGAAGTCATTTCCCCTAAACAAGACTGAACATAATGACAAAAAGTCCCATGAGCCTTATGGGTTTCATAAATGCAGAGTAATTTTGGGTAGCCAGtctgagttcaagaagtgtttggacaacattctcaggcacatggtgtgacccTTGGGGTGTtctgtgcagggtcaggagttggactcaatgatcctaatttcccttccaactcagcatattctgtgtttctgtgatctCAGTAATCATTACAAAGAgtctcattttttgttttagccTTAATTCTGGTGGACCTGAGCCAAATAATTATATCAACATGTATTAAGAACTGCTATTTTAGATCTACCTAAACTGAACtctgaaattgcttttatttgtttggggtttttttgtttccctttgttAGTAGGTCCTTGTGGTTCTAAGTAAAAAGCCATAGCTGCCTGATTTGTAGTGTGTAAATTTCTGTTCCTCTGTTCTCTTTAGATAAATACGGGGCAGCGGTCCCAGTTGACTGTATCAAGCACAGAGATGGGAAATCAAAGGAGCCAGGCTTTGGAGAGCAGCCCTTTCATGTCAGAGCTCCTGAGTGATGTCCCCTTTGCCCTGGCGCCACATGTGTTAGCAGTGCAGGGCACCCACGGTGACGTTCCTGACCGGCTGCTCACCTACGACATCAATGATAATTTATCAAGGTTTTGGTATGACTTTACACTTGAAAATTCAGTGCTTTGTGATCCGTAATGTTCTCTTTatcttttctgcctctgtcaaGGAACAGGTCTTAAATTGAAGATAAAGACTTACTTTAATTGACTTAATATTTTGGGGGCTTGCCTCTGGTATATCAAAGGGGTTATTATTGACAACTGTGATATATTTCTTAGCTTTAAGGGAACTATAACTTAGTACATtaaatattgcatttatttCCAAAGAAATCAAGCCTCAGTAGGAGACTGGCTGCTGGTATCTACTTCCAGTAGGTAGGCTGCAGACACAAACATTTGACTTTAGAGGAAGTCTATGTCTCAACTGTTTTGTTATTTCAAATAGTTACAAAACACATAGATTGTGTTACACATATTAAGATCACCTCTTGATTTTGTACAGATAGAAATCAATATTAAATGCTAAAGCAATGCTGCTCTGCACTACTGGACAGAGAGCTTTTCAGTGAAACCAAGTTTTAAAACTCAGAGTTAATTACAAGCCCTTAAGTAATCATTAAGACTTAATAGAATTGGTTAAACTTACCAATTTCAAAGTGAAAATCAGTTGcttcctccccttttccagTAGATGGTATTTTGTCTGTCTCATTTTGTGTCTGCCTGGAGAAGTTGTCCCCGCCTGCCTGTTGGCTGCTGTTTGTTCTCATTACCACATGTGTTCCTGATTTATATACAGATCAGCTTTTCCATTTTAACCTCTTTGCCCCCTGAAGAAGGAAATCTCAGGACACGTACTTTTAATGGTCACacccttctttttttaatttgtgtgcCAGAGGTACAGATGGCAATGTTTAACAACAGGAAAACATTACATTGTTTCTTATCCAACTAAATTAACCTGCTAAATGCCTAAACACACATTCTCACAGACCACTGTGTCCCCACTCACAAGATTTGAGCATGTTTTTACCAGCTAagaccagagctgctgttccaccAGCAACAGCTCTCTGATGTCACATCACAGTTTGTGATGAATGTGTGACCTGTGGCACACGCTTGTTTTCTCTCTTGGGGTACAATATATAGATTGTGCTAAATGTTGGTGgatattttcctgtattttttatgCTCTTACACTCTTCTGGTAGTTTAAAGTACATATATTTTCAGACTTGGGTCCTCTTACAGTATTTGAGATAAATACTGTAAAATGATGAAGAAATTACATTGTGAATATTTCTTAGGTTGTTAAATATTAATggtttagaatttttttaaatgtgcatattttatatttttgacaGCTGTGTTCTTAAATGTTTTGAAGGTATTTCAAGGGGAGTATCTGTGCTGCACTCAAATAAAAAAGCCGAGTAATAATGAGTTGGTTTTTATATGTGAGAGTTATTATGTGGTTTCACCTGTATTGTTTACTGCAGCTCTGACCATTTAGCTTTCATGGGAACTTGAACTTGGAAATTCAGTTTGAAAATCTTTTCAGtgccattttaaaattagtGTCCTTCTAATAAAATATATCACACTCTCACCTGATGGATTCTGTGTGCTGTGTTGGTGACTTGCAGTGGTTTAGGTGGCATCCATGACACTGCTTGGAGAATAGtttggctgggagctgggaagtaCTCAGACACTCAGGCCTTGTAGAAGgaagaattaattttatgaAGTTATTCagaactgttttgttttctgagttttttAGTTAACACATACTGAAAGCactaaaacaattttaattattattttatatccAGCAGTTAAAAAACTGATCATTCTACAAATAGCATGTTTCCATTCAAGCTGTCCATTCTGAATCTGAAATgtttctgcagctgagctggtcTAGAAGCAGAGCTGTAAAGCACTGTTGAAGACCAAACAAACTCACAATACTGGTTCTTTATTTGCTAGCTGACTTGGTATGTAAttttttgcaataattttttgcCTAAAGTTAGACAGTTTATCTAAAATAATTACATCTTGTCAGATTTGAGCTCTGTTGCACTCACAGGTCTCCTTTCAAAAGGAAAGGAGCAGCAAAGGAGAGTAGGGAGGAGATTGTATTTACCATGATGAGAAATGTGGGCAGTAAGTTTAAACATTTGGTCTTCATCCTTAATTGCCTCCTGTAAAGGGTAAAATTTACATCCAGCAAAGCACCATTAATGAGCAAGGGTACTGGGAATGTATCTCCTGACTGCCCTCCCTTTAGCAGAGGCTGGGGCTCCAACCTCTCCCTTGCTTGAGAATGCCCCTAAAATTGGATTGGTGCCTTGTGGCATGTGTTGAAAGGTAAATGAAAGAACaactgcatccaaagcagcctGTCAGAAGGCTGACTGGGAGATGGTCCCTACAGACAACTCCCTGCTGACAGTGAGAGATGGAACCAGACAATGTTGTGTCCAGCAGGTCAGTCAAGGTGGTGGTTACAGATCTGGTTTCTGCTGTTTCTGTACAGTGTGATCCAAACCCTGATATGACAGTCAGCAAATACACACTTGTGTGGTCACAGAGGAGAGGGCTTCACCCTAGAGCACCTAAAGGAGAAATGCAAAGAGCATATTCACCACAGCAATTACAGTATCTCAAAATAACACACAGTTTATTGCATTTTTAGCTGGAGAACCTGTTATGTTCACAAAAGCACTAAAGCAGCCTCCTGGGCAAGATGAGCAGGTTGTTCTGAACAATAGCATAAAACTGGAGCTTGAGAAActgccctcctgcccacagccaccCTTCTGTTATGACATGATCATTCATCTTGCTTTGGGTtttctctgctcagcctggtgACTAGGGAGAGGAACCAGAAGTGCAACTCCTGGGGGTAACTCCTTCCCTTCCTAACTGCAACTCTTCTACTGATGACAGGGCCATTCCAGATTAACCAGATTTCTTTTTGAAGCCAGAGACTGTACAACAACAAAGAAGCAGAATATCCTCCTTAAATTCCAAAGGTAGACTCCTGTTTGGTGCTGTAGCAAGACAAAGGTTTAGTAAGCCAAGCTGAGTTCATTCAGCCTAcaaccctgctgtgctgcaacTTTTCATCAACATTAAGCCTGACTTTCTGTAACGAGCTCGCAAAATTAGGAAGCATGTGTTTTAGGCCAGACTTCTTCCCATCAATGTGTCAAATTccttaaatgaagaaaaaaattttaacttCTTGTATCCTCCATTGAAACGGTGTTCTTTCTTTACCAGTAGATATTTTTGTACTTTGAGTCTCCTAGAGAACTACTACCTCTTCTTCTCAATGTGCTTCTGAGAGATGAGTTCCCAGAGACCCTTTCTTAGCTATCCTGCCTGAATCACAGCCCTGGAAACTGAATGAAGTGCAGATGGCAAGAATATGATGACACTATCATACTGGTGATCTGAATCAGGACACAAATCAGTATCATGTCCCACAGTCCTTTTTGTGCACATGTAGTAGACAGCACAATAGTGCCTGCACATTAACACAAGTAATGGGAGATTATCAGTGGATCACATACTGTTTGAACATTTTGGAACAGATCTTTCTTTTTAGTCTGCAGCCTTCCACGCAGAATTCTTTCTAAATTGTGTTTTCTCCAAAAACAGTCATTGAATATTCAATTAAAGTTTACTTTCTGATGCTATATCAGAGTAGCTCAAAGAGCTTTGTTGTATCACAGCTCAGTGTTTTCTCCCTTCTACAGAAGCAAAAGTCTGGCTGTATGGTTCATAAAATAAACCAGAAGTTGTAAAGCTTTCAGCAGGTTATGATGAGATGTTGGAGAAgcctttttttaattctgtagcAAAAGAGAGTATCTAGTGATGGAAGTGGAAGTTATGGTGACCCCAGAAGGATGCAGCAGCTGTAGACCAGAGACAAGAGAGGGCTTAGTTCTGCTAGCCAATTCAATTCACTTTTCCTTGCtgcaaagataaaataaactCTTGAGATCAAAGATCTAATTTACAAGGCTGTCCTCTCAAGTCAGTTGACACTTGTACTTCAATAACAGAACATGAAAGAAACTGctcagaagcaaacaaaaaaaaaaagatgagccTTGATTATAAACATCCTTCATTCAACTCTTTGTGGCTATCAGCATCATGGTTAGAGTAGCCTCTCACATCCAAATGTTCATGTAAGTGTTCTGGGAGGTCAGCTTTGAGCATCCATCTAAATCTCACTGGAAAAGAAGCAGATGGGCTCGGAAAACAAAGCCCCAGGTGGAATAGCCCATCACAGAGGTGGGAATTACTTATTCAAAGCAACTGATACTAGTAGAACTTCAGTCTGACCTTGTGCCAGCCTTTTTATGAAGAGTTCTGCTAtttgtctgttttcctttagaaaataaagcaaCATGTGACATATTGTGAGCTGTAGtgtaatttccttttccagctgttttttaaaactattGGTGTATCTGCTTGGCTTATTCTGCTCTTAAAGACACTTTTAGATTCCTGCATTTTGTTCCTTTAGATTCCTTTGAGTTTGTCTATGATATGTTTAGATAGGGCTTATCTTAAATACTTAATATCTGTATTATCAATTTATTCAAAGGATCTTTTAGTTCTTATTGGTTTTGTTATTATGTCTTCTGCAGTTTGCCTAGTTCTCCTTCAGTTGTCTCTCAAATAAAAAACATCTACACTTCTCCCTCTATTTGTTAGGGTGGAATAGAACATATGCATTAATTTTATCCCAGAAAGGATTGCcaaatttttttcaagtaataGTACAGTATTGCAGGTATTACATATGAATGATAGTATAATTATGGCTAAAAGTAGACACATGGGGTTAATGTTTGCTATCTTTTAATGCAGTTCAATTCATGTTGTAATTGGACTTCTGTTTTGGGGGCAAAGTAGGAAAGTGTTGTTATGTCAATTTTTACTGGTTTAATAGAGGAATTTAAAACTTCCTCTTTGCCAGATGTAGTTTGCAATATATGCAACTACCCAATGATCAAGTTAAAATAACTGCTTCAAAACTAGAAGTTGCCATCCTGTTAAGAAATGGCATCAATAAAGAAGGCATTGATTGAGAAATGGAAATGTAGTGTTTTGCTGTAGATCTCTCAAAGGCTTTACAGTACAAGTCAGTATTAAAATTCATCTTGAATTTTAATATCATACATTGAATACAAGTTATTTAATCCTAGGACAGCTGTAAAAAATAGAGTGAGTGAACAAAGATGGCTGACATATTTTGGTTTACTTAGAGGCTAGCTAGCTAAATTATTTCATGTCACAGTTATTCACATCAGAAATTTTGTGTAACACTGTTGTTATAGGTATTTATTTGTACAAATCTGAGAGAAACTGTAGAAATAAAGccatttttcaggttttgtccAAAACTGTTCACCTTCATAATTAAGACTTCTGAGTCTTCTCAAACTCAGAGACTTCACCACCACCTCTGATGGCTGtctctttttctgaagaaagcTGTACCCTATTTTAGAAGCATCAGTATTTGGGAGATCCTCTGCTCCATCCAGCTGGGACTGACAGATGATTTCCAGCACGGGGCATATCCTGGTAGACAGACATCTCCAGGGTGGTAGTCCTTAAAGAAAAGGATGTTGTACATAGATACCCTGTGGGTAAAAGGAGTGCAGAGCTGACCAACTTCCACTGCTGTCTCCAACATGACCAGCCACCTGATCACAGATACCTGACACAGCTCCTCTAAGCATGAGAGGTGCTGCTGAAGTCAAACTCTGTCTTCTTGGAAAacaatttgcctttttttaaaccaaGCAAATTCATCTTCTGTGATCTGCTAGTCTTAGCAGTTTGCCTGTGCCACTTCACCCTGCCTAAACCAGGAGTGGAGGTTTCAGATGTGATGCTAAAGGCTGAATGCTAGAACAGGAAGTCACTCCAAGACTGGTCTGCTCACCACAGATATCAAAAAGAAGTCAGATAAGATTTGCTCTGCAAGGATCTCCTGTAGCAATGGAAGTCTCTGGCTGTTTATAAGACTACATGCACAGCGTCTCAAAACATCACTTCTTGGTATTAGATTGGGTTTTATAATCTTAATGGcacagagcaagaaaaatgTTCCCAGTGTGACCTTGGCAACAGCAATTTAGCTgcaaaaagattattttctccTATACAGTTAGGAAGAATAAAAATCACCTACTACAGCCTTCTTAAACAGATGAGGTAATTCCACTGAAGGATAAAATCTTACTTGGAAATTTGCAAATATGTTATTCTGGTTTTAGATAAATTAACTGAACAAGGCCTTTCTGGCACCTTCTGCCTCATCTTGCTTCAAAGGGTTTTTCTGGCTTGTGCACAAACTCATATTCTGCTCTCCCAAAGAAATGATGAAGATAACGTTGAAAAAGTTCTCCTTTGAAACATCATCCATTTCTGATATATCACTGTAGCCTGGAGATCACTTCTGATAATATCACTGCTGTCTGGAGATCATGACCAATAATTTGTCTCTTCTAGAGGCTTTCCACTGAAATTGGTATTAAAACAGGTGATGTGTGCAGAGCAATCTCAGCAAACTGGATCAGTGTAGGCCTTGCCTGAGCAATACAAGAAGAGAGAAAGCATCCCCACCATGAGATTTAGTGTAGAGCACTGGTGGCATTGGAAATTAAAATATCCTAAGCTtttgagcagggaggggaaaaaaaaggttacaATTTGGCAGTCTGCTCTTATATAGCTGACAGAATAGCTGACAGAAATGCTTTTAACAACACAATTACAAAGCAACACTTGGGTTGCTCCATTTACCTTTTCCCCTTGTATGTGTCTATTGACCATAAAACTCCTCTGGCCTAGGGAAATCCCTTTCCACagtgtttattattattaagtaAGATTTATTACATTATTAAGATGATGAAATTTGATGTAAATGGGGGAATGATAAATAGGGGGAATGATTCTTATCTGAGGATTTCCTCCCTTGACCCTTTTGACCCAGATCCGTCCAACCTGACCTTATAGGTGCCTTTCCTAAGTGCCTGGTGTTGTGCTGGCTCAGGCCAGGCCAGAAAGTCTGAGCAGGGAATTTCTCAGACACAAATCTTCCCTCTTCTCTGCTTCCTCCATGCTGATGTGCCTAATTACAGTCCCAGTCATCCTAGTTTCCATCTGCTGGGAGGAGGGACGGGAAAGAGGAGCTCTTTGTCCACAATTAAGATGAGAATAACCCTCTAGCTTGTCCTCTCTTCCTTTGGCTGTCTATGCAGGgagccagctgctgccagagacagctccagcagcatgTCTGGAACAGGACAAAGTTCTCTATTTCAGCTTTTTGTCCTTCTTGTCTCCTTATGGATTATATCTGCAGAGATCAGAACTGTCACTAGCACTGGAAGGCTGTATTATAAATGGgaattaatttacttttaaataagtattttgTAATTTGTTGTTCACAGTGTTTAAGACCCGATGATGTGGTCTGGGGAAGATTCAGTGGGCTGTTTCTCTGCTCCAAATATAATGAAAGAACTGGTCTGTTGCCAGCcatggaggagggaggaggaggaaattaGAATATGCAGCATTTAAGGAAAAAgtcagataaaaataaaacttaattcTGTAGATACAGTTTTACTCATGAATTGAACTGCAGTTCAGAGAAGGGAGATGTAGAGGAAGTTAATTTATAATGGCCACGCACATCCTGAAATGGACTGAGGTGGATTTCAGAACATACTGCTTAGTTGTAGGCCAGCAATCAGAGTTTTTCAATCTGCTGCTTCCTCCAAATGTGTGAAAAAAACAGCCTTGTGAGTTCACATAACTGCTCAGTTGCCAGTTGGTGCCTCCATCTTGCCCTCAGCACAGTGATATTTTATGCATAGACAAAAAAAGCAGTTCTAGAAgggaaaatagatttttatatgAACTTGCATTTCAGCAAAGTTATATCTTGCACCATCATAACTAAGAACAGGGTTTGTCCTAAAGATCATAGCAAAATTAATGTAAAGGGTACATGTATGCACAGAGAATGTGGATACATGTTACATATATGTCTGTATATGTAGGTATGGATAGAGATAcaaagtgattgttcacagagAGTGAATTCCACATGGAGTGAGACTGGTCCTAAGTATCTTCAGAAACATTTTGTATGTACTTTAATTTAGTTGTTAGAGGCCACATATGGCTCTACTGGCTGAAAACCTGTATTGTTTTGCCATATCTTCTGTTAATAACAGGTACCAGACAGTCCACAAAAAATAccagactctttttttttttaaatatcacgTACAAAATAGTACTTGAAATTTTCCTAGTTGTAATTTGTGTGAAGGGGCAAAGAGACTATTTACACAGACAAAGCTGCAGTTTCCAGACCTGAATCTTTGCTCATTCCATGTGAACCATGTGCCTTTAAAAACTGCTCTCTATCCTCATAATTCCTTATTATAGGAAATTGCAGTTGGCAGCAATCAGGttaagtatttaaatattttttatttaattgagGGGATTAAATTCACATTtccaatttaaaatattttcccatccTAACTACAAAAGCTGGTTGTatgttttaaagcttttaaaaatgtcaatATTGACTTAATGTGAAAACACATTACTATCTTTTTCTTGTCATTTAAAGACAGACTCATTCTCTAGCAGGCACCAAATAATGTACTATTTTGATTCTTCAGTCCCCTTCTCTATCCCTTTCCCCATGGCTGACTTTATGTCATATGTGGAAAAAATCCTCATAAGGAAATTGCTGGCAGAATCTGGTCAAGAACAGTGATCCCTCTTGGTAGAGGATCAAGTCCAGCTCTTTTTCTGTAGtctacattttgtttttaattttttttagtctaAATGACTTAGATATTTCCAAGTACAAGgttcagagaaaaggaattgTGCTGACCTCTTCTTTGaagtaagattaaaaaaaggacAGGGAGAAAGTCTATTAAAATGTGGCTGCCTtccatgctttttaaaaatgtgctgtTTGTGTGTACAATGCCTGCCAAGGAGTCTGTCTGCATCTTGTGTGTTCCAGTCAACAGTGCACGCCCTTCAATTGCATCTCATCTCCATTTTCGGGCAACTCCATCTCACCTTTTCTGTGCTCTTAGGAAATATCTGAGAATTTCATCAGTACAGTCATCTGTGCCTTTTTCATAATGCTTTCAACTCTCAGGCTGCTGGGACCACTAAACAGCCACTGAACCCCAGTGCTGTTGATGGCCCAGGTGGGGTGGCACTCGGAGCCAGTGGGATGGATTCTGGGGCAAGAGCTGCATTCAGGTTGTCCTGAGGTtgactttctttttaaaatctagACCATTAAAGCCATTTCATTCTAATCTAAAAGAGCATGAATATTGCAGTGCTAAGCATAGCATGGGAGTTCTGCTGCTTTGTGGGGAAATATTCTCCCTGTGGAGTATTTCCAGAAGCTCAGCACAGTGGCTGTTACCTGGGGTCCCTAAAAGGCAgccagtgcaggagctgtgctttgtAGGCCAGCACATCCTGCTAATTGCCAGCTTCACTGGCACAGATTGgagcctgcagcccctcacTGGGCTCACCTGCTGATCCTGCAGACTGAGGGATCATTGATCTCAGTGGAAGCAAGGAGATCAATTGGGAACCAGGAAGTTTTTTTGATTACTAAGGCAAAATTTTGCTCCATGACTGTGTCCCATTTCCAAGCTCCTGCTGGATCTGAGCTCTGCTTCTTGTGGACACAGACTCCTTCCTACCTCACAATTCCTAGTAATTATAGGGGCATCTAATTCAGGGGTCTGAAAGACTTCTTTCCTGAGACACACACCCAAATTGTATCCTGGGTGCACATCAAGACGAGGCTGTGGCATCTGCTGTTTTTCCCCCTACTTTGCCTGCATTAGAAAGGAGTGTGTGCAGCTAGAGGAGGAGTTCTGCATTCTGTCAAATCCCCACCTGAACCATCAGAGGTCCAGGCCTTAGGACACAGCTTCCTacatcccagagcatcccttcCCAAAGTTCACACTCAGTCACAGTCTGATGGCTTTCAATGAGGGGCTCTTCATCCTCGGGGTTAAATCCTCACCTTCCTCCTCTGTTTAAACAGAAAGGTATGTATTCAACCTTTATATAACTGGTTATAAAAAAATGAAggttttaagaaaaacaacccaagtAAGATCATTTGAGTACAGTCTGTTTATAGCCAAATACCATTAGAGAACAAATGTTTCCAGGTGTTGCTCGGAGTGAAGGATGAAGTAAGCCTGATGGCACGGGCAAACAAGTTCTGCACGCTTGGGTtcaccacagcagccctgcgGCTCCCTCCGTGCCTCAGGCAGCCCAGAGCAATCTCCATGTGAGGTGGAAGTGCCACTCCTGGGCTGGAGGCGCTTGGCAGTTGTCCCATCCCAGTGGGACCAATGCCTTTGGGCacttggacagcagcagagcaagctTCAC harbors:
- the UMAD1 gene encoding UBAP1-MVB12-associated (UMA)-domain containing protein 1, which codes for MFSFFRKSQDSKKVTVPEREADGFVIVGDTADDQSRDSKDKTSFPQTRPRYSQSSQINTGQRSQLTVSSTEMGNQRSQALESSPFMSELLSDVPFALAPHVLAVQGTHGDVPDRLLTYDINDNLSRFWYDFTLENSVLCDP